The Fibrobacter sp. UWB16 genomic interval GTAATGAGGTCCGCCGCGCTTGCTACCTTTGGGAGCGAGCGCAGGCAACGTCCTTTGTGATAAGTGCTCCGAGAAATCGGGGTGCTTTTTTTCAATAACACATTTTGACATTCCTTTTTGTACCTTAAAATGCGTCGGACGAAACTACTAATAAAGTAATTCTATTAGTAGCGATATTTTTTTAGTATTGGACAAAGGGTTTTGCGTTCTCTATATTTGTTTCTCAAAAATGGGAGACATTCTATGGCAGTTGATTATTCTACTCTTAAAAAGGGCGGCTGGATGCGCCAAAAGCAGAAGAACAATTTCTCGTTGCGCGTTCGCGTTGTTGGTGGGAACCTCACTGCAACACAGCTTGCCAAAATCGCCGAAGTCGCTGAAAAATATGGCGAAGGTTACGCTCACCTGACTTCGAGACAGAGCGTCGAGATTCCGTTCATCAAGCTTGAAAATATTGACGATGTGAAAAACGCACTTGCCGAGGGTGGCGTTGAACCAGGCGTTTGCGGAGCCCGCGTGCGTACCATTACGGCATGCCAGGGTGAAGCCGTTTGCCCGAGCGGTTGCATTGACACATACGCTATCGCCAAGGAACTTGATGACCGTTACTTTGCACGAGAACTTCCGCACAAGTTCAAATTCGGTGTGACGGGTTGCCAGAACAACTGTCTCAAGGCCGAAGAAAACGACGTGGGCATCAAGGGCGCCATCAAGGTGGATTGGCTCGAAGACAAGTGCATCGGTTGCGGGCTTTGCGCAAAGGTTTGCCGCAAAGAGGCCATCAAGATCGAAAACAAGAAGGTCATTTTCGACAAGGAAAAATGCAATTACTGCGGCCGTTGTTACAAGTCCTGCCCCACTGACGCCTGGAGCCACATTCACGGCTACATCGTATCGTTTGGCGGGCTTTTCGGCAACAACATCAACAAGGGCGAAACGATTATTCCGTTTGTAGAAGACAAGCAGAAGCTCTTGGACATTTGCGATGCTGCGATTCAATTCTTTGCAGACAACGGAAAGAGCGGTGAACGTTTCAAGTACACGATCGACCGCGTCGGCCGCGATGTATTCGCAGAAAAAATACGAGAAGTTTATAACAAGTAATGAATATTGAAAAAATAAAAACAGACTTGCTAATCATCGGTGGCGGAACAGCTGGGTGTTACGCAGCCATTACAGCCGCAGCACGGAATTCGGGCAAATCGCAAGACTTGAAAATTCTCATCGTCGAAAAGGCGAACATCAAGCGCAGCGGTTGCCTTGCAGCCGGTGTAAACGCCCTGAACGCCTACATCACCGAAGGCCGTACGCCAAAGGATTACGTGGAATACGCAAAGAAAGACGCCGATGGAATCGTGCGCGAAGATCTCCTGTATTCCATTTCCGAGAAGTTCAATGAAGTCACAGCGCATTTGGAAAAGCTCGGACTTGTCATCTTAAAAGACAAGGACGGCAAATACGTCACGCGCGGGAATCGCAACATCAAGATTAACGGTGAAAACATCAAGCCGATTCTTGCAGCCGCTGTCGCAAAATTGCCATTTGTGCAAGTGCTAAATCATGTGAATGTCATCGACTTTTCGGTACATGACAACCGCATTGACGGAGCTTTCGGTTTCGGCATTGAAAACGGAACGTTTTATGCTATTGAAGCAAAAGCGGTCATTATCGCTACCGGCGGAGCAGCAGGGCTTTACCGCCCGAACAATCCAGGATTTTCAAGGCACAAAATGTGGTATCCGCCATTCAACACGGGTGCGGGCTACGCCATGGGAATCCGTCACGGTGCCGAGATGACAACTTTCGAGATGCGTTTTATAGCGCTCCGTTGCAAGGACACAATCGCCCCGACGGGAACTCTCGCGCAAGGCGTTGGAGCAAAGCAGGTGAATTCGCTCGGAGAAGTTTACGAAACGAAATACGGCATTTCAACTTCCGAACGCGTTTACGGAACCGTTGCCGAAAATCTAGCCGGTCGAGGTCCCTGCTACTTGCGCACTGTCGGGATTACCCCCGCACAGGAAGAATCGCTTCTGAAGGCATACTTAAACATGGCTCCATCACAAACGATTCGCTGGCTCGAAAACGAAACGCCCTCCAAAGCAAATGTGGAAATTGAAGGCACGGAGCCTTACATTGTAGGCGGCCACACGGCAAGCGGTTACTGGGTCGATACCAAGCGCGCTACAACAATCGAAGGGCTTTACGCAGCTGGCGATGTTGCAGGCGGATGTCCGCAAAAGTATGTGACGGGCGCACTTGCCGAAGGCGAAATTGCGGCGAAGTCGGCTGTAGAATATATCAACGCAGCGGAGGATCGCCTCGCCTCCTTACAGGGAGCTCGCAATGGCGTAGAAGCAGAAATCGCCCGACATGTCGCAGAAATCGAAACATATTTATCGCAGAAAAACTCGCTGTACACGACAGAACAACTTGAAGATGCCATGCAAATAGCCATGGACGAATATGCAGGCGGAATCAAGACAGGATATGGCTACAGCGAAAAGCAACTCAATATCGCCAAAGAAAAAATTGACGAAATTGAAAGTCTTACAGACAAGCTTAGCGCAGCCGATTTGCAAGAAGTGATGTACATCTACGAACTCAAGGAACGTCTGACAGTTTGCAAGAGCGTGATTGCCCACCTCAAGGCACGTCACGAAACGCGTTGGCACAGTTTTGCAGAAAACCTAGACTACCCCGAAAAGGACAACGCCAACTTCCGCAAGTACGTCAATTCAAGACTCGAAAACGGCGAAATCAAAATCATCTTGCGTGACCTCACCGCAGAAGGGCAAAAGCACTATGAGCATCAGCATTGATCAAAGCAAATGTATCGGCTGCAGGAGATGCCACGACGTATGCCCCGGCACGCTAATCAAGATAAATGAAGACAAAAAAGCATTTATCAAGTACCCCAAAGATTGCTGGGGTTGCACTTCGTGCATCAAGGAATGCCCTGTTCATGCCATCCAATTTTTCCTCGGCGAAGACATTGGCGGCAAGGGAAGCAAGGTACATACCGAAAAAGTAAACGGTCTAATTCGCTGGATTGTGGAATTCCCAGACGGGAGCGTCAAATCCATTGACATTGACCCTAAAGAATCAAATAAATACTAGGAGTTTCACAGTGAGCGAATTTTCACACCTCGACGAGCTGGAAGCCGAAGCCATTTACATCATCCGCGAAGTCGCCGCTGAATGCGAAAAGCCGGTGATGCTTTATTCCATTGGCAAGGACAGTTCCGTCATGTTGCATTTGGCCATGAAGGCCTTCTATCCCGAAAAGCCTCCTTTCCCGTTTTTGCACGTCAATACGACCTGGAAATTCCGCGAAATGATTGAATTTCGCGATAGGATTGCAAAAAAGTACGGCATTGAAATGCTGGAACACATCAACCAGGATGGCGTCAAACAAGGCATTAACCCATTTGACCATGGTGCCGCCTATACTGACATCATGAAAACGCAGGCTCTGAAGCAGGCGCTGAACAAGTACGGTTTTACCGCCGCATTTGGCGGTGGTCGCCGCGACGAAGAAAAGTCCCGCGCGAAGGAAAGAATTTTCTCGTTCCGTAATTCCGCGCACGCCTGGGACCCGAAAAATCAGCGTCCCGAAATGTGGAAACTTTACAACACCAAGATCAACAAGGGCGAAAGCATCCGCGTTTTTCCGATTTCGAACTGGACCGAAAAGGACATCTGGCAGTACATCAAACGCGAAAAGATTGATATCGTACCGCTTTACTTTGCAGCCCCACGCCCAGTCGTTGTACGCGATGGCAACATCATCATGGTCGATGACGAACGATTCCCTTTGCGTGAAGGCGAAAAGCCCGAAATCAAGTCGGTGCGCTTCCGCACGCTCGGTTGCTACCCGCTTACAGGCGGCATAGAATCAACAGCTACAACACTTGACGAAATCATTGACGAAACTTTGAGCGCCGTATCTTCGGAAAGAACATCGCGCGTGATTGACAACGAAGCCGCCGGCAGCATGGAACGCCGCAAGAGGGAGGGCTATTTCTAATGAAAGGTTTATTGAAGTTTATTACTTGCGGTAGCGTTGACGACGGAAAATCAACCCTTATCGGTCATATTCTTTACGATTCCAAATTGCTTTACACCGATCAGGAAAAGGCTCTGGAATTGGACAGTAAAGTCGGTAGCCGCAGCGGAAAAATTGACTATTCGCTTTTGCTCGACGGCCTTATGGCAGAACGCGAACAAGGCATTACCATAGATGTCGCGTACCGCTATTTTACAACGGACCATCGCAGTTTTATTGTTGCCGATACACCGGGGCATGAAGAATACACACGCAACATGGCTGTGGGCGCATCATTTGCCGACCTCGCCGTGATTCTCGTGGACGCTTCGCAGGGAGTTCTCGTACAGACGCGCAGACACGCTCGCATTTGCAGACTGATGGGCATCCGCCACTTCGTCTTTGCCGTGAACAAGATGGATCTTGTGGGTTACAGCGAAG includes:
- a CDS encoding 4Fe-4S binding protein, which translates into the protein MAVDYSTLKKGGWMRQKQKNNFSLRVRVVGGNLTATQLAKIAEVAEKYGEGYAHLTSRQSVEIPFIKLENIDDVKNALAEGGVEPGVCGARVRTITACQGEAVCPSGCIDTYAIAKELDDRYFARELPHKFKFGVTGCQNNCLKAEENDVGIKGAIKVDWLEDKCIGCGLCAKVCRKEAIKIENKKVIFDKEKCNYCGRCYKSCPTDAWSHIHGYIVSFGGLFGNNINKGETIIPFVEDKQKLLDICDAAIQFFADNGKSGERFKYTIDRVGRDVFAEKIREVYNK
- a CDS encoding adenylyl-sulfate reductase subunit alpha, which encodes MNIEKIKTDLLIIGGGTAGCYAAITAAARNSGKSQDLKILIVEKANIKRSGCLAAGVNALNAYITEGRTPKDYVEYAKKDADGIVREDLLYSISEKFNEVTAHLEKLGLVILKDKDGKYVTRGNRNIKINGENIKPILAAAVAKLPFVQVLNHVNVIDFSVHDNRIDGAFGFGIENGTFYAIEAKAVIIATGGAAGLYRPNNPGFSRHKMWYPPFNTGAGYAMGIRHGAEMTTFEMRFIALRCKDTIAPTGTLAQGVGAKQVNSLGEVYETKYGISTSERVYGTVAENLAGRGPCYLRTVGITPAQEESLLKAYLNMAPSQTIRWLENETPSKANVEIEGTEPYIVGGHTASGYWVDTKRATTIEGLYAAGDVAGGCPQKYVTGALAEGEIAAKSAVEYINAAEDRLASLQGARNGVEAEIARHVAEIETYLSQKNSLYTTEQLEDAMQIAMDEYAGGIKTGYGYSEKQLNIAKEKIDEIESLTDKLSAADLQEVMYIYELKERLTVCKSVIAHLKARHETRWHSFAENLDYPEKDNANFRKYVNSRLENGEIKIILRDLTAEGQKHYEHQH
- a CDS encoding ferredoxin family protein, whose protein sequence is MSISIDQSKCIGCRRCHDVCPGTLIKINEDKKAFIKYPKDCWGCTSCIKECPVHAIQFFLGEDIGGKGSKVHTEKVNGLIRWIVEFPDGSVKSIDIDPKESNKY
- the cysD gene encoding sulfate adenylyltransferase subunit CysD, whose protein sequence is MSEFSHLDELEAEAIYIIREVAAECEKPVMLYSIGKDSSVMLHLAMKAFYPEKPPFPFLHVNTTWKFREMIEFRDRIAKKYGIEMLEHINQDGVKQGINPFDHGAAYTDIMKTQALKQALNKYGFTAAFGGGRRDEEKSRAKERIFSFRNSAHAWDPKNQRPEMWKLYNTKINKGESIRVFPISNWTEKDIWQYIKREKIDIVPLYFAAPRPVVVRDGNIIMVDDERFPLREGEKPEIKSVRFRTLGCYPLTGGIESTATTLDEIIDETLSAVSSERTSRVIDNEAAGSMERRKREGYF